Proteins encoded within one genomic window of Bacillus sp. 1NLA3E:
- the pflA gene encoding pyruvate formate-lyase-activating protein — MNGNIHSIETFGTVDGPGIRYVIFTQGCLLRCQFCHNADTWEIGSGKQMSVSDIMNELSTYMPFIEASGGGITVSGGEPLLQLPFLTELFKECKKKGIHTTIDSSGGCYSTTPMFQEQLKELLQYTDLILLDLKHINRKKHIKLTGLPNDHILAFATYLSEHNIPVWIRHVLVPGVTDDFEDLQQMGEFIGTLKNVQKVEILPYHMLGVYKWEALGMEYPLKGIVPPSEEKVEEAYKLITKEWVKMA; from the coding sequence ATGAACGGAAACATTCACTCAATCGAAACTTTTGGAACTGTCGATGGACCTGGCATAAGGTATGTTATTTTTACACAAGGCTGCTTACTTCGTTGCCAGTTTTGCCATAATGCTGATACATGGGAAATTGGCTCAGGAAAACAAATGTCTGTTTCCGACATCATGAACGAATTAAGCACCTATATGCCGTTTATTGAAGCATCAGGTGGAGGAATTACTGTTAGTGGCGGAGAGCCTTTGTTGCAGCTTCCTTTTTTGACTGAACTTTTTAAGGAGTGTAAAAAGAAGGGAATTCATACAACCATTGATTCATCCGGTGGGTGCTATTCAACGACACCTATGTTCCAGGAACAGCTTAAAGAATTATTGCAATACACCGATTTAATATTACTTGACTTAAAGCATATTAATCGCAAAAAACACATTAAGCTTACTGGTTTGCCGAACGACCATATTTTAGCTTTTGCCACTTACTTATCAGAACATAATATTCCAGTCTGGATCCGTCATGTTTTAGTTCCTGGTGTGACTGATGATTTTGAGGACTTACAACAAATGGGTGAATTTATTGGAACATTAAAGAATGTCCAAAAGGTTGAAATTCTCCCCTACCATATGTTAGGCGTATACAAATGGGAAGCACTAGGGATGGAATATCCTCTCAAAGGAATCGTACCCCCTAGTGAAGAGAAAGTTGAAGAGGCATATAAGCTAATAACAAAAGAATGGGTAAAAATGGCCTAA
- a CDS encoding MarR family winged helix-turn-helix transcriptional regulator yields MSGNSELFHLINQLSRKLTKKLNEVLQPYGLYSAQWSVIFVLMRKGTLTQKEISDYLSVEAPPMTRTIKRLANQGYVIQEYGTDKRKKYIKLSDRAIASYPEWEKAVIQMNEDLLQSYPESARKELATLVSKWLFQL; encoded by the coding sequence ATGTCAGGCAATAGTGAATTATTTCATTTAATCAATCAACTTTCTAGAAAATTAACGAAGAAGTTAAATGAGGTTTTACAGCCATATGGATTATATAGCGCGCAGTGGTCGGTCATATTTGTATTAATGCGAAAAGGGACATTAACTCAAAAGGAAATTAGCGACTATTTATCGGTCGAAGCACCTCCGATGACAAGAACCATCAAGAGGCTAGCAAACCAGGGTTATGTTATTCAGGAGTATGGCACAGATAAGCGGAAAAAGTATATTAAGTTATCGGATCGAGCAATTGCTAGTTATCCAGAATGGGAAAAGGCTGTTATTCAAATGAATGAAGATTTACTACAGTCATACCCAGAATCAGCAAGAAAGGAACTAGCCACTCTAGTATCAAAGTGGTTATTCCAACTTTAG
- a CDS encoding DUF6501 family protein → MIHQIWHDRESIKKVTCIHTNAKKYVVNQALTPGKTYEVKNETEEFYFIIDNSGKVGGFYKEYFQNQ, encoded by the coding sequence TTGATCCATCAAATATGGCATGATCGTGAATCAATCAAGAAGGTAACCTGTATCCATACAAATGCAAAAAAATATGTGGTAAATCAAGCGTTAACCCCTGGAAAAACATACGAAGTGAAGAATGAAACAGAAGAGTTTTATTTCATTATCGATAATTCAGGAAAAGTTGGCGGATTTTATAAGGAATATTTTCAAAACCAATAA
- the ribD gene encoding bifunctional diaminohydroxyphosphoribosylaminopyrimidine deaminase/5-amino-6-(5-phosphoribosylamino)uracil reductase RibD — translation MKTDQYFMNLALELAATAKGKTNPNPLVGAIIVKDGMVVGSGLHRKAGEPHAEVHAFRMAGEHAKDATLYVTLEPCSYYGKTPPCAELVKNSGVRRVVIAMKDPNPLVAGRGIKILKEAGIEIEVGIMEQEARLLNERFIHNMMTSTPFIISKVAMTLDGKLAAYNGHSKWVTGSEARESVHQLRDETDAIMVGIGTVLADNPQLTTRLPEGGKNPIRIILDSNLRMPVDANLTDTSEAQTWIVTREEADQNKLALLKEKGVQFIFTNKDDTGLDLHLVLQRLFERGVTDILLEGGSELNGAFLRAGLINKFLVYIAPKLLGGRNSLTPFAGVDSESMNEALNVEIHSIENYGRDVCITAYPI, via the coding sequence ATGAAAACAGATCAATATTTTATGAATCTTGCTTTAGAATTAGCTGCTACTGCAAAGGGAAAGACCAATCCTAACCCATTAGTTGGAGCAATAATCGTAAAAGATGGTATGGTAGTTGGCTCAGGGCTTCATCGGAAAGCAGGTGAACCTCATGCAGAAGTACATGCATTTCGGATGGCAGGTGAACACGCTAAAGATGCCACTCTGTATGTAACTTTGGAGCCATGTTCATACTATGGGAAAACGCCACCTTGTGCTGAATTGGTAAAAAATTCTGGGGTCCGCAGAGTTGTGATTGCAATGAAGGATCCAAATCCTTTAGTCGCTGGAAGAGGAATCAAAATCCTTAAAGAGGCAGGGATTGAGATAGAGGTGGGGATAATGGAGCAAGAAGCTCGACTCCTCAACGAAAGATTCATTCATAATATGATGACGAGCACCCCTTTTATCATTTCCAAAGTGGCCATGACCTTGGACGGTAAACTTGCCGCCTATAATGGTCATTCTAAGTGGGTTACAGGGAGTGAAGCCCGCGAGAGTGTGCATCAGCTTCGTGATGAGACGGATGCGATTATGGTAGGAATTGGAACAGTCCTTGCTGATAATCCGCAACTTACAACCCGACTACCCGAAGGTGGGAAGAACCCAATTAGGATTATCCTTGATTCAAATTTAAGAATGCCAGTAGATGCAAATTTAACAGATACATCAGAAGCACAGACATGGATTGTTACCCGAGAGGAAGCGGACCAAAATAAATTGGCTTTATTAAAAGAAAAAGGTGTCCAGTTTATTTTCACCAATAAGGACGATACTGGGCTAGATTTACATCTTGTTTTACAGAGGCTTTTCGAAAGAGGGGTAACGGATATTCTGCTCGAGGGTGGAAGTGAGCTTAATGGTGCATTTTTAAGAGCTGGTTTGATTAATAAATTTTTAGTTTATATTGCTCCAAAATTATTAGGTGGCCGGAATTCCTTAACACCTTTCGCTGGGGTTGATTCCGAAAGTATGAATGAGGCATTGAATGTTGAAATCCATTCCATTGAGAACTATGGTAGGGATGTTTGCATCACAGCGTATCCGATTTAG
- the pflB gene encoding formate C-acetyltransferase — MEQWKNFTNGTWNKEVNVRDFILKNFKPYEGDDSFLVGPTQATTALWDQVMDLTAKERENGGVLDMDTEIVSTITSHGPGYLNKELEKVVGVQTDAPFKRSMQPFGGIRMAAQACESYGYELNKNVEKLFTDYRKTHNAGVFDAYTDEMKLARKSAIITGLPDAYGRGRIIGDYRRISLYGVDFLIEEKKKDLAGTTPVMSEDNIRLREEIAEQIRSLKELKQLAKGYGFDISQPAQNAIEAFQWLYFGYLSAVKEQNGAAMSLGRVSTFLDIYIERDIANGVLTEQEAQEIVDHFIMKLRLVKFARTPDYNDLFSGDPTWVTESIGGMAFDGRPLVTKNSFRFLHTLDNLGPAPEPNLTVLWSVKLPENFKKFCAKVSIKTSSIQYENDDIMTPEYGDDYGIACCVSAMEIGKQMQFFGARANLAKTLLYSINGGIDEKLKIQVGPKYRPITSDVLDYNEVMENFDQMMEWLAGLYINTLNIIHYMHDKYSYERIEMALHDTKILRTMATGIAGLSVVADSLSAIKYAKVKVIRDENGLAVDFETEGDFPKYGNNDDRVDSIAVDVVKAFMKKLRKHPTYRDSLHTMSILTITSNVVYGKKTGNTPDGRRTGEPFAPGANPMHGRDTKGTLASLSSVAKLPYSYAMDGISNTFSIVPKALGKDEESRVGNLVSILDGYGLKTGHHLNVNVFNRETLLDAMDHPELYPQLTIRVSGYEVNFIKLSKEQQLDVINRTFHESM; from the coding sequence ATGGAACAGTGGAAAAATTTCACAAATGGAACTTGGAATAAAGAGGTTAACGTTCGCGACTTTATCCTAAAAAACTTTAAACCTTATGAAGGCGATGACTCTTTCCTAGTAGGTCCTACTCAAGCTACAACAGCACTTTGGGATCAAGTAATGGACTTAACTGCAAAAGAACGTGAAAATGGCGGAGTTTTAGATATGGACACAGAGATTGTCTCAACAATCACTTCTCATGGTCCTGGCTATTTAAATAAAGAGCTTGAAAAAGTTGTCGGCGTACAAACTGATGCACCATTCAAACGCTCAATGCAACCATTTGGCGGTATTCGTATGGCAGCACAAGCTTGCGAATCATATGGATACGAATTAAACAAAAATGTAGAAAAGCTATTTACAGATTACCGCAAAACTCATAATGCAGGCGTTTTTGATGCATACACAGATGAAATGAAGCTTGCTCGTAAATCAGCTATTATTACTGGACTTCCAGATGCCTACGGACGTGGACGTATTATTGGTGACTACCGTCGTATTTCATTATACGGAGTAGATTTCCTAATAGAGGAAAAGAAAAAGGATTTAGCTGGGACAACTCCTGTAATGAGCGAAGATAACATTCGTCTTCGTGAAGAAATAGCCGAACAAATTAGATCGTTAAAAGAATTAAAGCAATTAGCTAAAGGTTACGGTTTTGATATTTCTCAACCAGCTCAAAATGCTATTGAAGCCTTCCAATGGTTATACTTTGGTTATTTATCTGCTGTTAAGGAACAAAATGGTGCTGCAATGAGTCTTGGACGCGTTTCAACTTTCTTAGATATTTATATCGAAAGAGATATTGCCAATGGTGTCCTAACAGAACAAGAAGCACAAGAAATTGTCGATCATTTTATTATGAAGCTTCGTCTTGTGAAATTTGCAAGAACACCTGATTACAATGATCTTTTCAGTGGAGATCCTACTTGGGTAACAGAATCAATCGGTGGTATGGCATTTGACGGTCGTCCATTAGTAACAAAGAATTCATTCCGTTTCCTTCATACACTAGACAACTTAGGACCAGCACCAGAACCAAACTTAACAGTTCTATGGTCAGTAAAACTACCAGAAAACTTTAAAAAGTTCTGCGCTAAAGTGTCCATTAAAACTAGCTCCATTCAGTATGAAAATGACGATATCATGACTCCTGAATATGGCGACGACTATGGAATTGCTTGCTGTGTATCAGCAATGGAAATTGGTAAGCAAATGCAATTCTTCGGAGCTCGTGCTAATTTAGCTAAAACCCTCCTTTATTCAATTAATGGTGGAATAGATGAAAAATTAAAGATCCAAGTGGGTCCTAAATATCGTCCAATTACTTCAGATGTTCTTGATTATAACGAAGTAATGGAAAACTTTGACCAAATGATGGAATGGCTAGCTGGATTATATATCAACACTTTAAACATTATTCATTATATGCATGACAAATACAGCTATGAACGCATTGAAATGGCTCTTCATGATACTAAAATCCTTCGCACCATGGCAACTGGAATTGCTGGATTAAGTGTTGTAGCCGACTCTCTTAGTGCAATAAAGTATGCAAAAGTAAAAGTAATTCGTGATGAAAATGGTTTAGCGGTTGATTTTGAAACAGAAGGCGATTTCCCTAAATACGGAAATAACGATGACCGTGTTGATAGCATCGCTGTTGATGTTGTTAAAGCCTTTATGAAAAAATTACGCAAACACCCTACTTACCGTGATTCACTTCATACAATGTCAATCTTAACGATTACATCAAACGTAGTTTATGGTAAGAAAACTGGTAATACACCAGATGGTAGACGTACTGGCGAACCATTTGCTCCTGGTGCTAACCCGATGCATGGCCGTGATACAAAAGGTACGCTTGCTTCATTATCATCTGTTGCTAAGCTTCCTTACAGCTATGCAATGGACGGTATTTCTAACACATTCTCTATCGTACCAAAAGCTTTAGGAAAAGATGAGGAAAGCCGTGTTGGTAACCTTGTTTCAATCCTTGATGGATATGGTTTAAAAACTGGCCACCATTTAAACGTTAATGTATTCAATCGTGAAACATTATTAGATGCAATGGATCATCCAGAACTATATCCACAATTAACTATCCGCGTTTCTGGATATGAAGTAAACTTTATTAAATTATCAAAAGAACAGCAATTAGACGTTATCAATCGTACATTCCACGAATCAATGTAA
- a CDS encoding MFS transporter gives MNKTALWTKDFLLIAGGNFFVFLTFYILLVSLPIYAINDLHSNNVKAGLLTTIFLFSAIIIRPFTGYWLGKFGKKVILICALTIFGVSSVFYFVPDTMNGLLLLRLIHGIGFGMTTTAAGAIVADIIPDSRRGEGMGYFVLSSTIAMVLGPFIGLTVMNHWSTKVMFLICIVSTLFSLVFGLIINLPMQKNSLNKASIQLKDLFESSAVPISIIGAIFALVYSSVLSFVSVYANEIGLSNVSSFFFVVYAVVLLLSRPFTGKWFDLYGENWIIYPSLICFGIGMYVLGITSSAIIFILSAALIGLGWGTAFPSFQTIAIQYSPPKRRGLATATFLSIFDLGIGIGSFVVGFAINKVGFQVIYQAGSGLVIVGILIYYYMHGRKLSKSKSINKEVDSLSH, from the coding sequence ATGAATAAAACAGCTTTATGGACAAAGGATTTTTTATTAATCGCGGGTGGAAATTTCTTTGTATTTCTTACCTTTTATATTCTGCTAGTGTCTTTACCAATTTATGCAATTAATGATTTGCATAGTAATAATGTCAAGGCTGGATTACTAACAACCATTTTCTTATTTTCAGCAATCATTATTCGCCCATTTACTGGATATTGGTTAGGGAAATTTGGCAAAAAGGTTATATTAATTTGCGCGTTAACGATATTTGGAGTTTCCTCGGTATTTTATTTCGTTCCCGACACAATGAATGGTTTATTGCTGCTAAGGTTAATCCATGGAATAGGTTTTGGAATGACTACCACAGCTGCAGGAGCTATTGTCGCGGATATCATTCCGGATTCAAGAAGAGGGGAAGGGATGGGGTACTTTGTCCTTTCTTCCACTATTGCAATGGTCTTAGGCCCCTTTATAGGTCTTACAGTAATGAATCACTGGAGCACCAAGGTAATGTTTTTAATTTGTATAGTTAGTACATTGTTTTCATTAGTATTTGGTCTAATCATTAACTTGCCAATGCAAAAAAATAGCTTAAATAAAGCTTCAATACAATTAAAGGACCTTTTTGAGTCATCAGCAGTGCCCATCTCTATAATAGGAGCCATTTTTGCATTGGTCTATTCATCCGTTCTTTCTTTTGTATCTGTATACGCCAATGAAATAGGACTTTCAAATGTTTCAAGCTTTTTCTTTGTTGTATACGCGGTTGTACTGTTATTATCAAGACCTTTTACAGGGAAATGGTTTGATTTATATGGTGAAAATTGGATTATATATCCCTCCCTAATTTGTTTTGGAATCGGAATGTATGTATTAGGTATTACAAGTTCTGCCATTATATTTATCTTATCAGCAGCATTAATTGGACTCGGGTGGGGTACTGCTTTTCCGAGTTTCCAAACCATTGCCATTCAATATTCGCCACCTAAACGAAGAGGGCTAGCAACAGCAACATTCCTTTCGATTTTCGATTTAGGAATAGGGATAGGTTCTTTTGTGGTGGGATTCGCTATTAACAAGGTGGGATTCCAAGTGATTTACCAAGCGGGTTCTGGTTTAGTAATAGTGGGTATTCTAATTTATTATTATATGCATGGCAGGAAGCTTTCAAAATCAAAAAGTATAAATAAAGAAGTAGATTCTCTTTCTCATTAG
- a CDS encoding methionine biosynthesis PLP-dependent protein: MYKIDTVLAQIGNRSEQTTGTVNPPVYFSTAYRHEGIGQSTGFDYIRTGNPTRQILEQAIANLENGDHGYACSSGMAAILTILSIFQAGDEWIVSKDLYGGTYRLLEQGFKKWGLTCHYVNTKDPEDISKHISPKTKAIFLETPTNPLMEQTDISAVAALAKEYGILLIVDNTFFTPLLQKPLNLGADIVIHSATKYLGGHNDVLAGLIVARGKELCESLSLFHNATGAVLSPFDSWLLMRGMKTLSLRMDRHEKNAKEIVQFLTAHEDIVDVLYPGKGGMVSFRIKDESWVNPFLQNMRLISFAESLGGVESFITYPATQTHADIPEHIRLETGVCNRLLRFSVGLEDSEDIIEDLSYALKNAKTEVEV, encoded by the coding sequence ATGTACAAAATTGATACAGTACTAGCGCAAATTGGTAATCGGAGTGAACAAACAACGGGAACAGTGAATCCCCCGGTCTATTTTTCAACAGCATACCGACATGAAGGAATTGGACAATCAACAGGTTTTGACTATATCCGTACTGGAAATCCAACTCGTCAAATCCTCGAGCAAGCAATAGCAAACTTAGAAAATGGCGACCATGGCTATGCTTGTAGTTCAGGAATGGCCGCCATCCTAACCATCCTTTCCATTTTTCAGGCAGGAGACGAATGGATTGTTTCCAAAGACTTATATGGCGGGACCTATCGCCTATTAGAGCAGGGTTTTAAAAAATGGGGATTAACATGTCATTATGTTAATACCAAAGACCCTGAAGATATATCCAAACACATTTCTCCCAAGACAAAAGCGATTTTTCTTGAAACCCCAACAAATCCTTTAATGGAACAAACAGACATTAGTGCCGTTGCAGCACTTGCGAAAGAATATGGGATATTATTGATCGTTGATAACACGTTCTTTACACCACTTCTTCAAAAGCCGCTTAATTTAGGAGCTGATATTGTCATCCATAGTGCTACGAAATATCTTGGAGGGCATAATGATGTCCTCGCAGGTTTGATTGTGGCAAGAGGGAAAGAACTATGTGAATCCCTCTCTCTATTTCATAATGCTACTGGCGCTGTGTTGAGTCCATTTGACTCATGGCTATTAATGAGGGGCATGAAAACACTATCCCTTCGGATGGACCGACATGAAAAAAATGCAAAAGAAATCGTCCAATTCTTAACAGCACATGAGGATATCGTGGATGTCTTGTACCCTGGAAAAGGAGGAATGGTCTCCTTCCGAATTAAAGATGAATCATGGGTAAATCCATTTTTACAGAACATGAGGCTAATATCCTTTGCAGAAAGCCTAGGTGGAGTTGAGAGTTTCATTACATATCCAGCAACTCAAACACATGCTGACATTCCTGAACACATTAGGTTAGAAACGGGTGTCTGTAATAGGTTATTACGTTTTTCAGTTGGTTTAGAGGACTCAGAAGATATTATTGAAGACTTAAGCTATGCATTAAAGAATGCAAAAACGGAGGTAGAAGTTTAA
- a CDS encoding YitT family protein, which produces MVNTNLGQYQNPHKGLPLVKLLKRVSFIVLGSTLMGIGLEEFLVPNMILDGGIVGVSIILSHFTGWRLGSIIFALNIPFFFIGYKQIGKTFALSTLLGITVLSITTGYLHSFPVLTEDLLLATVFGGIVLGIGVGMVIRYGGSLDGTEIMAILLTKKLPFSVGEMIMFFNLFIFTYGGFVFGWERAMYSSIAYFIAFKTIDIVIAGLDESKSVWIISEYHQVVGDAILARLGRGVTYLKGEGAYTGDNKNVIFCVITRLEEAKLKSIVEEIDPAAFLAVANISEVKGGRFVKRDIH; this is translated from the coding sequence ATGGTTAATACAAATCTTGGTCAATATCAAAATCCACATAAAGGCCTCCCGTTGGTGAAACTTTTAAAAAGAGTAAGTTTTATCGTCCTAGGGTCAACGCTAATGGGCATAGGTCTTGAGGAATTTTTAGTACCGAATATGATTTTAGATGGGGGCATTGTTGGAGTTTCAATTATCCTTTCACATTTTACTGGATGGAGATTAGGCTCTATTATTTTTGCGCTAAATATTCCATTTTTCTTTATTGGATACAAGCAAATCGGAAAGACTTTTGCACTGTCCACCTTGCTTGGAATAACTGTTTTATCGATTACAACAGGCTATTTACATAGTTTTCCGGTGTTAACCGAGGATTTATTACTGGCAACAGTATTTGGTGGAATTGTTTTAGGGATTGGTGTAGGCATGGTCATTCGCTATGGTGGCTCTTTAGATGGAACGGAAATCATGGCGATATTATTAACTAAAAAGCTACCTTTTTCAGTTGGTGAAATGATTATGTTTTTTAATCTATTTATTTTTACATATGGAGGATTTGTTTTTGGATGGGAGCGTGCAATGTACTCATCCATTGCGTATTTTATTGCTTTTAAAACGATTGATATTGTAATCGCTGGACTAGATGAGTCTAAATCTGTTTGGATCATTAGTGAATACCATCAAGTTGTGGGTGATGCAATCCTTGCACGTTTAGGAAGAGGGGTGACTTACTTAAAAGGTGAGGGAGCCTATACCGGTGATAACAAGAATGTGATATTTTGTGTGATTACGCGTTTGGAAGAAGCAAAACTAAAGTCAATTGTCGAAGAAATCGATCCAGCAGCTTTTTTAGCTGTTGCAAATATTTCGGAAGTAAAAGGTGGTCGTTTTGTTAAAAGGGACATTCATTAA
- a CDS encoding GTP cyclohydrolase II encodes MLSIDIKNILKEKMTIININSQSALCLVGPVDLPVQVGNEVVTFNWYTWLSLKGEMAHKDKSAILESISKAQLADLQQSSILMYGDFKNNDRSLVRFHSICHTGDIFGSKRCDCGYQLHQSLSMIVENGHGALFYLAHHEGRGIGLFSKSLAYLLQQEGYDTVEANLALGFDDDLRSYDEPIVVLQELRSKPVILITNNPKKLLALKEKGLSVSSHLPLWGGMSEYNRKYLETKIQKSGHIPEPKRITI; translated from the coding sequence ATGCTTTCAATTGATATAAAAAATATTTTAAAAGAAAAAATGACGATTATTAACATAAATAGTCAATCGGCTCTTTGTTTAGTTGGCCCGGTTGATTTACCTGTTCAGGTGGGTAATGAAGTAGTTACATTTAATTGGTATACTTGGTTATCCTTAAAAGGGGAAATGGCACATAAGGATAAGAGTGCTATTCTTGAATCCATTTCCAAAGCTCAACTGGCTGACCTGCAACAGTCCTCCATTTTAATGTATGGTGATTTTAAAAACAACGATAGGTCTTTAGTCCGGTTCCACAGCATTTGTCACACTGGAGACATTTTTGGAAGTAAACGGTGTGATTGTGGGTATCAATTGCATCAATCATTAAGTATGATTGTGGAGAATGGCCATGGAGCGTTGTTTTATTTAGCTCACCATGAAGGCCGAGGCATTGGGCTGTTCTCGAAGTCACTAGCTTACCTGTTACAACAAGAGGGATATGATACTGTTGAGGCAAACCTTGCATTAGGCTTTGATGATGATCTTCGCTCATACGATGAACCTATAGTTGTTTTACAGGAATTGCGCTCAAAACCTGTCATTCTGATTACCAACAACCCTAAAAAACTATTAGCCTTAAAAGAAAAAGGTTTATCTGTCAGTTCACATCTCCCACTATGGGGAGGTATGAGTGAGTATAACCGAAAGTATCTAGAAACAAAGATTCAGAAATCTGGTCACATACCAGAACCAAAACGAATAACGATTTGA
- the sda gene encoding sporulation histidine kinase inhibitor Sda, which yields MKIMSNEQLVVSYRDALKSETDKDWIKLLKDEIQRRGLRPFKSR from the coding sequence ATGAAAATTATGAGTAATGAGCAGTTAGTCGTCTCGTATCGTGATGCATTGAAGTCGGAAACAGATAAGGATTGGATAAAGCTTTTGAAAGATGAAATTCAAAGACGTGGTTTAAGGCCGTTTAAAAGTAGATAA
- the yidC gene encoding membrane protein insertase YidC: MKLNKSVIIMMMIGLLTLILSGCSASSAQNNSSYFHKLLVGPFSTAIHGLATLFNGSFGLAIIFITIIIRLVLMPLMLKQYKGQQEMKEKMEGLKPELNEIQTKIKNTKDKNEQQKLQQEMFGLYKKHGVNPMAMGCLPMIIQMPILMGLYYAIRSSSEIATHSFLWFNLGHSDLAITLAAGVIYYFQFKVSQSNMTTEQQKQMKMMGLMSPLMIVMVSFNAPAALPLYWTVGGTFLILQTLLAKKMYQTHTKSTPQLEK, from the coding sequence ATGAAATTAAACAAATCAGTTATCATCATGATGATGATCGGACTATTAACCCTTATCTTATCTGGATGTTCTGCATCTAGTGCTCAAAATAACAGTAGTTATTTTCATAAACTACTCGTAGGCCCATTTTCAACAGCGATTCACGGTTTGGCTACCCTTTTTAACGGCAGCTTTGGCTTAGCGATTATTTTTATTACCATAATTATTCGCTTAGTATTGATGCCCTTAATGTTAAAACAGTACAAAGGTCAACAAGAGATGAAAGAAAAAATGGAAGGCTTAAAGCCTGAACTAAACGAAATTCAAACTAAAATAAAAAATACAAAAGATAAAAATGAACAACAAAAACTCCAACAAGAAATGTTTGGATTATACAAAAAGCACGGGGTTAACCCAATGGCGATGGGCTGTTTACCAATGATCATTCAGATGCCAATATTAATGGGATTATATTATGCAATCAGAAGTTCCAGTGAGATTGCTACTCACTCATTCCTTTGGTTTAATCTTGGCCATTCAGATCTTGCGATTACCCTCGCAGCTGGAGTTATTTATTATTTCCAATTTAAGGTTTCGCAATCTAACATGACAACTGAGCAACAAAAACAAATGAAAATGATGGGACTTATGTCACCGCTCATGATTGTTATGGTTTCATTTAACGCCCCTGCTGCCCTTCCATTATATTGGACAGTGGGAGGGACATTTTTAATCCTGCAAACATTGCTAGCTAAAAAAATGTACCAAACTCATACCAAAAGTACACCACAATTAGAAAAATAA